In a single window of the Anabas testudineus chromosome 19, fAnaTes1.2, whole genome shotgun sequence genome:
- the LOC113156463 gene encoding BTB/POZ domain-containing protein KCTD5-like isoform X3 — translation MATTADDQREPTDVAALSSHRGCHHHHHHNSNNNNNNNNNKDGEAGESATSATASEPGGTAAQSIGNGSVINPTGGNNGKWVRLNVGGTVFLTTRQTLLKEQTSFLYRLCQQQDLHSDTDETGAYVIDRDPTYFGPILNYLRHGKLVYNKELAEEGVLEEAEFYNITPLIKLIKERIVERDSKATQQVPPKHVYRVLQCQEEELTQMVSTMSDGWKFEQMVNIGSSYSYGTEDQAEFLCVVSKELHTPGSGLGTEQSHKTKLAEMQEEEAAKDEEEEEEGGRDTTPNEWLRE, via the exons ATGGCAACGACAGCGGACGACCAGCGGGAACCGACGGACGTCGCCGCGCTGTCGTCGCACCGCggctgccaccaccaccaccaccacaacagcaacaacaacaacaacaacaacaacaacaaggacgGCGAGGCGGGAGAGAGCGCGACGTCCGCCACAGCCTCCGAACCAGGAGGGACGGCGGCGCAGAGCATCGGTAACGGCTCGGTCATCAACCCCACAGGGGGCAACAATGGGAAGTGGGTCCGGCTGAACGTTGGCGGCACGGTGTTCCTCACGACGCGGCAGACCCTCCTGAAGGAGCAAACTTCGTTCCTGTACCGGCTGTGCCAGCAGCAGGACCTGCACTCGGACACG GATGAGACCGGAGCTTATGTGATTGACAGAGATCCAACCTACTTCGGCCCCATCCTCAACTACTTGCGGCACGGCAAACTGGTTTACAACAAGGAGCTTGCTGAGGAAG gTGTCTTGGAAGAGGCTGAGTTTTACAATATCACACCACTGATCAAACTGATCAAGGAGAGGATCGTCGAGAGGGACTCCAAAGCCACGCAG CAGGTGCCCCCCAAGCATGTCTACCGAGTGTTGCAGTgccaggaggaggagctgacCCAGATGGTCTCCACAATGTCGGACGGCTGGAAGTTTGAGCAG aTGGTGAACATTGGCTCCTCATACAGCTATGGAACAGAAGACCAGGctgagtttctgtgtgtggtATCTAAAGAGCTGCACACTCCTGGGTCTGGGTTGGGTACAGAGCAGAGCCACAAAACGAAG CTGGCGGAGatgcaggaggaggaagcagcgaaggatgaggaggaagaggaagagggagggagagatacCACACCAAATGAGTGGCTTAGAGAATGA
- the cby1 gene encoding protein chibby homolog 1 isoform X1 has product MEDFKKSFKMPLFGNTFSPKKTPPRKSASLSSLHTLDRSTREIELGLEYGPPVMNIGGQSWKFEDGQWITESGGNASSRELQRLKKRNVQLEEENNLLKLKIEILLDMLTETTVEYHLMEKEVEDIKTQHRRKK; this is encoded by the exons ATGGAG GACTTTAAAAAATCATTCAAGATGCCTCTTTTTGGAAACACATTTAGTCCGAAGAAGACTCCTCCTCGCAAATCTGCATCTCTGTCCAGCCTTCATACG TTGGATCGTTCAACAAGAGAAATAGAGCTGGGCCTTGAATATGGACCTCCTGTAATGAACATTGGAGGTCAGAGCTGGAAATTTGAAGATGGGCAGTGGATAACAG AATCTGGTGGGAATGCCTCTAGTAGGGAATTGCAGCgactaaagaaaagaaatgtacagCTGGAAGAGGAAAATAATCTCCTGAAGCTGAAGATTGAAATTCTCTTGGACATG ttgACAGAGACTACTGTAGAGTACCATTTGATGGAGAAAGAAGTGGAAGATATAAAGACTCAACATCGAAGGAAGAAATGA
- the LOC113156463 gene encoding BTB/POZ domain-containing protein KCTD5-like isoform X2 — MATTADDQREPTDVAALSSHRGCHHHHHHNSNNNNNNNNNKDGEAGESATSATASEPGGTAAQSIGNGSVINPTGGNNGKWVRLNVGGTVFLTTRQTLLKEQTSFLYRLCQQQDLHSDTDETGAYVIDRDPTYFGPILNYLRHGKLVYNKELAEEGVLEEAEFYNITPLIKLIKERIVERDSKATQVPPKHVYRVLQCQEEELTQMVSTMSDGWKFEQVSVRSCRKPRTGLLWTMVNIGSSYSYGTEDQAEFLCVVSKELHTPGSGLGTEQSHKTKLAEMQEEEAAKDEEEEEEGGRDTTPNEWLRE, encoded by the exons ATGGCAACGACAGCGGACGACCAGCGGGAACCGACGGACGTCGCCGCGCTGTCGTCGCACCGCggctgccaccaccaccaccaccacaacagcaacaacaacaacaacaacaacaacaacaaggacgGCGAGGCGGGAGAGAGCGCGACGTCCGCCACAGCCTCCGAACCAGGAGGGACGGCGGCGCAGAGCATCGGTAACGGCTCGGTCATCAACCCCACAGGGGGCAACAATGGGAAGTGGGTCCGGCTGAACGTTGGCGGCACGGTGTTCCTCACGACGCGGCAGACCCTCCTGAAGGAGCAAACTTCGTTCCTGTACCGGCTGTGCCAGCAGCAGGACCTGCACTCGGACACG GATGAGACCGGAGCTTATGTGATTGACAGAGATCCAACCTACTTCGGCCCCATCCTCAACTACTTGCGGCACGGCAAACTGGTTTACAACAAGGAGCTTGCTGAGGAAG gTGTCTTGGAAGAGGCTGAGTTTTACAATATCACACCACTGATCAAACTGATCAAGGAGAGGATCGTCGAGAGGGACTCCAAAGCCACGCAG GTGCCCCCCAAGCATGTCTACCGAGTGTTGCAGTgccaggaggaggagctgacCCAGATGGTCTCCACAATGTCGGACGGCTGGAAGTTTGAGCAGGTCAGCGTGCGCTCCTGCAGAAAGCCCCGCACCGGACTGCTCTGGACT aTGGTGAACATTGGCTCCTCATACAGCTATGGAACAGAAGACCAGGctgagtttctgtgtgtggtATCTAAAGAGCTGCACACTCCTGGGTCTGGGTTGGGTACAGAGCAGAGCCACAAAACGAAG CTGGCGGAGatgcaggaggaggaagcagcgaaggatgaggaggaagaggaagagggagggagagatacCACACCAAATGAGTGGCTTAGAGAATGA
- the LOC113156463 gene encoding BTB/POZ domain-containing protein KCTD5-like isoform X4 has product MATTADDQREPTDVAALSSHRGCHHHHHHNSNNNNNNNNNKDGEAGESATSATASEPGGTAAQSIGNGSVINPTGGNNGKWVRLNVGGTVFLTTRQTLLKEQTSFLYRLCQQQDLHSDTDETGAYVIDRDPTYFGPILNYLRHGKLVYNKELAEEGVLEEAEFYNITPLIKLIKERIVERDSKATQVPPKHVYRVLQCQEEELTQMVSTMSDGWKFEQMVNIGSSYSYGTEDQAEFLCVVSKELHTPGSGLGTEQSHKTKLAEMQEEEAAKDEEEEEEGGRDTTPNEWLRE; this is encoded by the exons ATGGCAACGACAGCGGACGACCAGCGGGAACCGACGGACGTCGCCGCGCTGTCGTCGCACCGCggctgccaccaccaccaccaccacaacagcaacaacaacaacaacaacaacaacaacaaggacgGCGAGGCGGGAGAGAGCGCGACGTCCGCCACAGCCTCCGAACCAGGAGGGACGGCGGCGCAGAGCATCGGTAACGGCTCGGTCATCAACCCCACAGGGGGCAACAATGGGAAGTGGGTCCGGCTGAACGTTGGCGGCACGGTGTTCCTCACGACGCGGCAGACCCTCCTGAAGGAGCAAACTTCGTTCCTGTACCGGCTGTGCCAGCAGCAGGACCTGCACTCGGACACG GATGAGACCGGAGCTTATGTGATTGACAGAGATCCAACCTACTTCGGCCCCATCCTCAACTACTTGCGGCACGGCAAACTGGTTTACAACAAGGAGCTTGCTGAGGAAG gTGTCTTGGAAGAGGCTGAGTTTTACAATATCACACCACTGATCAAACTGATCAAGGAGAGGATCGTCGAGAGGGACTCCAAAGCCACGCAG GTGCCCCCCAAGCATGTCTACCGAGTGTTGCAGTgccaggaggaggagctgacCCAGATGGTCTCCACAATGTCGGACGGCTGGAAGTTTGAGCAG aTGGTGAACATTGGCTCCTCATACAGCTATGGAACAGAAGACCAGGctgagtttctgtgtgtggtATCTAAAGAGCTGCACACTCCTGGGTCTGGGTTGGGTACAGAGCAGAGCCACAAAACGAAG CTGGCGGAGatgcaggaggaggaagcagcgaaggatgaggaggaagaggaagagggagggagagatacCACACCAAATGAGTGGCTTAGAGAATGA
- the LOC113156463 gene encoding BTB/POZ domain-containing protein KCTD5-like isoform X1, which produces MATTADDQREPTDVAALSSHRGCHHHHHHNSNNNNNNNNNKDGEAGESATSATASEPGGTAAQSIGNGSVINPTGGNNGKWVRLNVGGTVFLTTRQTLLKEQTSFLYRLCQQQDLHSDTDETGAYVIDRDPTYFGPILNYLRHGKLVYNKELAEEGVLEEAEFYNITPLIKLIKERIVERDSKATQQVPPKHVYRVLQCQEEELTQMVSTMSDGWKFEQVSVRSCRKPRTGLLWTMVNIGSSYSYGTEDQAEFLCVVSKELHTPGSGLGTEQSHKTKLAEMQEEEAAKDEEEEEEGGRDTTPNEWLRE; this is translated from the exons ATGGCAACGACAGCGGACGACCAGCGGGAACCGACGGACGTCGCCGCGCTGTCGTCGCACCGCggctgccaccaccaccaccaccacaacagcaacaacaacaacaacaacaacaacaacaaggacgGCGAGGCGGGAGAGAGCGCGACGTCCGCCACAGCCTCCGAACCAGGAGGGACGGCGGCGCAGAGCATCGGTAACGGCTCGGTCATCAACCCCACAGGGGGCAACAATGGGAAGTGGGTCCGGCTGAACGTTGGCGGCACGGTGTTCCTCACGACGCGGCAGACCCTCCTGAAGGAGCAAACTTCGTTCCTGTACCGGCTGTGCCAGCAGCAGGACCTGCACTCGGACACG GATGAGACCGGAGCTTATGTGATTGACAGAGATCCAACCTACTTCGGCCCCATCCTCAACTACTTGCGGCACGGCAAACTGGTTTACAACAAGGAGCTTGCTGAGGAAG gTGTCTTGGAAGAGGCTGAGTTTTACAATATCACACCACTGATCAAACTGATCAAGGAGAGGATCGTCGAGAGGGACTCCAAAGCCACGCAG CAGGTGCCCCCCAAGCATGTCTACCGAGTGTTGCAGTgccaggaggaggagctgacCCAGATGGTCTCCACAATGTCGGACGGCTGGAAGTTTGAGCAGGTCAGCGTGCGCTCCTGCAGAAAGCCCCGCACCGGACTGCTCTGGACT aTGGTGAACATTGGCTCCTCATACAGCTATGGAACAGAAGACCAGGctgagtttctgtgtgtggtATCTAAAGAGCTGCACACTCCTGGGTCTGGGTTGGGTACAGAGCAGAGCCACAAAACGAAG CTGGCGGAGatgcaggaggaggaagcagcgaaggatgaggaggaagaggaagagggagggagagatacCACACCAAATGAGTGGCTTAGAGAATGA
- the LOC113156455 gene encoding heat-stable enterotoxin receptor-like, translated as MGQSGWWMCLCALGIFAAPCRCIKPCPNGITMNVILLQDEESPWSLNFVQGEILKAIDTDAAINVAQGVNFNLTAKYGGFSTTPYQHKGCPSSTCEGVDELKSLMETGNLGCAVLGPTCTYASFQIVDAEQGLKLRTPILSAGSFGLSCDYTLNLQRLLPPARKISDFFIHFWKDDNKFKPDWKTAYVYKKQTNTEDCFWYINALDVDPGNFSQIITRRVLRKPEELRNVLKSHKNRTSNLFIMCGSPMDVLEMKNGSVEADSSDILFVLIDLYNDKYYTNTTSLPFMQNVLVVTMPNTRKYNISTDLRDNNTMNDYMAAYHDAVMLVGRVMRDIINKSQLEIEQMEFVNVHYFRNTSFDGIAGNYKLDKHGDRDVNLSIIYTTTDNKYKMLFTFDTEHCRTTVVDADPSFIWGKRLPDFKPHKGLAVTDIIVSVLGVTVVVVATIAFIFYRQNRRGRLLRKRWSHIACDLITLLENSELNVISLQIEDERSNNMSIKIRCALYDKKIVILKELKHSDGNFSETQRIELNALLHIDYYNLTKFYGTVKFDQRVFGVFEYGERGSLRYVLNDKISYPEETFMDWEFKISVMYDIAKGMSYLHASDIQVHGRLKSTNCVVDNRMVVKITDFGCNTFLSPDRDLWTAPEHLRKQGTSQKGDVYSFAIIAQEIVLRKCTFYTERCSDQAEKLSRVIKSYFRPDLNFETASENEAEVYMLIKSCWDEDPEKRPDFKKVENFLGKIISKIHNQENESYMDNMIRRLQMYSRNLEHLVEERTALYKAERDRADRLNFMLLPGPVVRSLKETGVVEPELYEEVTIYFSDIVGFTTLCQYSTPMEVVDMLNDIYGGFDSIVDHHDVYKVETIGDAYMVASGLPKRNGNRHAVDICRMALDILAFMGTFQLRHLPGIPLWIRIGVHSGPCAAGVVGIKMPRYCLFGDTVNIASRMESTGHPLRIHVSQPTIDILQRTDCRFEYEIRGETSLKDKGTETTYWLTGEVGEDYNLPTPPTTENFHRLQQDLANMILSCLERRCRGSVRRKKLIPCQKTQDEDKDQESEVESESDHPEYLHLATVDNTLSTFL; from the exons ATGGGCCAGAGTGGCtggtggatgtgtttgtgtgccttgGGGATCTTTGCTGCTCCGTGTCGGTGCATCAAACCATGTCCGAATGGGATTACAATGAATGTGATCCTGCTGCAGGATGAGGAGTCTCCATGGAGCCTGAATTTTGTGCAAGGAGAAATACTGAAGGCTATAGACACTGATGCAGCCATTAATGTTGCACAAG GCGTGAACTTCAATCTCACAGCCAAATATGGCGGATTCAGCACGACCCCTTATCAACATAAAGGCTGCCCGAGCAGCACGTGTGAGGGAGTGGACGAGCTAAAAAGCCTGATG GAAACAGGCAACCTGGGATGTGCTGTGCTTGGGCCCACCTGCACCTACGCTTCTTTCCAGATTGTTGA TGCGGAGCAAGGTCTGAAGCTCAGGACGCCCATTCTCTCAGCGGGGAGCTTTGGTCTCTCCTGTGACTACACACTCAACCTGCAGCGGCTCCTGCCCCCGGCACGCAAGATCTCTGACTTTTTCATCCACTTCTGGAAAGACGACAACAAGTTCAAACCTGACTGGAAGACGGCCTACGTTTACAAGAAACAGACCAACACTGAGGATTGCTTTTG GTATATCAATGCACTCGACGTGGACCCCGGCAACTTTTCCCAAATAATCACCAGAAGGGTCCTGCGCAAACCAGAGGAACTTAGAAATGTACTTAAATCCCACAAAAACAGGACAAGCAACT TGTTCATCATGTGTGGATCACCAATGGATGTATTAGAGATGAAAAATGGCTCCGTAGAGGCAGACAGCAGTGATATTCTCTTCGTCCTTATTGACCTTTACAA TGATAAATATTACACCAACACAACATCGCTTCCATTCATGCAGAACGTCTTGGTGGTGACAATGCCCAACACCAGGAAGTACAACATCAGCACAGACCTGAGAGACAACAACACG ATGAACGACTACATGGCTGCGTATCACGATGCAGTGATGCTGGTGGGCCGGGTGATGCGAGACATCATTAACAAATCTCAGTTGGAGATCGAGCAGATGGAGTTTGTCAACGTGCATTACTTCAGGAACACCTCCTTCGATG GAATTGCTGGAAACTACAAACTGGACAAGCATGGAGACAGAGATGTGAATCTTTCAATCATTTACACGACTACTGACAACAAG TACAAAATGTTGTTCACATTCGACACGGAGCACTGTCGAACCACCGTGGTTGACGCAGACCCTTCCTTCATCTGGGGAAAAAGGTTACCTGATTTCAAACCACATAAGG GCCTGGCAGTTACCGACATCATTGTCAGTGTGTTGGGGGTCACGGTGGTTGTGGTGGCCACCATTGCCTTCATATTCTACAG ACAAAACAGGAGAGGCCGTCTGCTCAGGAAGCGCTGGTCCCACATAGCCTGTGATCTCATCACACTACTGGAGAACAGTGAACTGAACGTGATTTCTCTTCAG ATTGAGGATGAGAGGAGTAATAACATGAGCATCAAGATCCGCTGCGCGCTCTACGATAAGAAG ATTGTGATCCTGAAGGAGCTGAAACATTCAGATGGGAACTTTAGTGAGACCCAGAGGATAGAACTTAATgcg ctcctgcacATCGACTATTACAACCTCACAAAGTTTTATGGCACAGTGAAGTTCGATCAGCGTGTGTTTGGAGTGTTTGAGTATGGGGAGCGGGGGTCACTCAGG TATGTACTGAATGACAAGATTTCGTACCCAGAGGAAACGTTCATGGACTGGGAGTTCAAGATCTCGGTCATGTACGACATTGCTAAG GGCATGTCCTACCTCCATGCCAGTGACATTCAGGTGCACGGTCGCCTCAAGTCCACCAACTGTGTGGTGGATAATCGCATGGTGGTGAAGATCACAGACTTTGGCTGCAACACCTTTCTCAGCCCCGACCGAG ACCTGTGGACTGCTCCGGAGCATCTGAGGAAACAGGGCACCTCTCAGAAAGGAGACGTCTACAGCTTTGCCATCATTGCTCAGGAGATAGTTCTCAGAAAATGCACCTTCTACACTGAGCGCTGCTCCGACCAAGCAG AAAAGCTGTCCAGGGTCATCAAGTCCTACTTCAGGCCTGATCTAAACTTTGAGACGGCTTCAGAGAACGAAGCAGAG GTGTACATGCTGATTAAAAGCTGTTGGGATGAGGATCCGGAAAAAAGACCTGACTTTAAGAAAGTAGAAAACTTTCTGGGGAAAATCATCAG TAAAATCCATAACCAGGAAAATGAGAGCTACATGGACAACATGATCAGACGGCTACAGATGTATTCAAGAAACCTGGAACACCTGGTGGAGGAGAGAACGGCCCTGTACAAAGCTGAGAGGGACCGAGCAGACCGACTCAATTTCATGCTGCTTCCTGG CCCGGTGGTGAGAAGCCTGAAGGAGACCGGGGTGGTGGAGCCGGAGCTGTACGAGGAGGTGACAATATATTTCAGTGACATAGTTGGCTTCACCACTCTGTGCCAGTACAGCACACCAATGGAGGTCGTGGACATGCTCAATGACATCTACGGGGGCTTTGACAGCATCGTTGACCACCACGATGTTTACAAG GTGGAGACCATAGGTGACGCCTACATGGTGGCCTCCGGGCTGCCAAAGCGTAATGGGAACAGGCATGCAGTGGATATCTGCCGTATGGCGCTGGACATCTTGGCGTTTATGGGCACCTTCCAGCTCCGACACCTGCCTGGTATCCCTCTGTGGATACGCATTGGCGTTCACTCAG gtccCTGTGCAGCAGGTGTTGTGGGGATAAAGATGCCCAGATATTGTTTATTTGGAGACACAGTCAACATAGCCTCTCGTATGGAGTCCACAGGCCACC CCCTGCGGATCCACGTCAGTCAGCCTACTATAGATATCCTGCAGAGGACAGACTGCAGGTTTGAGTACGAGATCAGAGGAGAAACAAGTCTGAAG GACAAAGGAACAGAGACAACCTACTGGTTGACAGGTGAAGTTGGTGAAGACTACAACCTCCCAACTCCACCCACGAC AGAGAACTTTCATCGGCTTCAGCAGGACCTCGCTAACATGATCCTGTCGTGTCTGGAGCGCCGCTGTCGCGGGTCTGTCCGCAGGAAGAAGCTGATCCCCTGTCAGAAGACGCAGGACGAGGACAAGGACCAGGAGTCAGAGGTGGAGTCTGAGAGCGACCATCCTGAGTATCTGCATCTGGCCACTGTGGACAACACGCTCAGCACCTTCCTGTAG
- the LOC113155975 gene encoding LOW QUALITY PROTEIN: phospholipase B-like 1 (The sequence of the model RefSeq protein was modified relative to this genomic sequence to represent the inferred CDS: deleted 1 base in 1 codon) → MDTQGIKRCLLLSTLALSVQTYQLQEATVYWDAAQKSVILKEGVMEPDGGAYGYFNDTLLLSGWGVLEICAGYGGITTQEDETTFFLAGYLEGYLTAGQMFDHYSNMYPQLIKDEKVLNPLKRFFRKQDQWSREQVKLRRNSDSLWKHLGLILAQLDGLHAGAAHWAKSKHREPLSAFAVQFLNGVGDLLDLVPALTPRSNSSTVAGTFRMPGMGHCTALIKVLPGFENLLLGHSSWYTYAATMRIYKHWDFRVSDTQTATGKMSFSSYPGFLVSLDDFYLLGSGLLMTQTSIGVFNASLFSQLSPYSLLAWQRVRLSNSLAHSGQEWAHIFSKYNSGTYNSQYMVVDLHRVTLGHSIRDGALTVVEQIPGKVVYSDQTQALRRGYWPSYNIPFHVEIYNLSGYGAMWKRHGVDFSYDLCPRAKILRRDQAKVSDLNSLKRIMRYNNYKRDPYSKGHPCKTICCRNDLRPRRAHPGGCYDTKVTDYQMALRLASEAINGPTTQGGLHPFSWQSFNFTTHQGLPHTYNFSFVTMRPILHHP, encoded by the exons ATGGACACACAGGGCATCAAACGCTGCCTACTGCTGAGCACTTTGGCTTTATCTGTGCAAACCTACC AGCTCCAAGAGGCCACCGTGTATTGGGATGCTGCCCAGAAAAGCGTGATCCTGAAGGAAGGGGTGATGGAACCAGACGGGGGAGCTTATGGTTACTTCAATGACACCCTGCTCCTCTCTGGATGGGGCGTCTTGGAGATCTGTGCAGGTTATGGAGGAATAACTACGCAGGAAGATGAGACCACCTTCTTCCTGGCTGGGTACCTGGAAGGTTACCTCACTGCTGG ACAGATGTTTGATCATTACTCCAACATGTACCCTCAGCTGATAAAAGATGAGAAGGTTTTGAATCCCCTGAAAAGGTTTTTCAG AAAACAGGACCAGTggtccagagagcaggtgaaaCTGAGGAGAAACAGCGACTCTCTGTGGAAACATCTGGGACTGATCCTGGCCCAGCTGGACGGCCTCCACGCCGGAGCTGCGCACTGGgccaaaagcaaacacagagag CCTCTGTCAGCATTTGCAGTCCAGTTTCTGAATGGTGTCGGTGACCTCCTGGACCTGGTCCCAGCTCTGACCCCTCGTTCCAACTCCTCCACAGTGGCTGGCACCTTCAGGATGCCAGGAATGGGCCACTGCACTGCTCTCATAAAG GTGCTGCCAGGCTTTGAGAACCTGCTGCTTGGCCACTCCAGCTGGTACACTTATGCAGCCACCATGCGTATCTATAAACACTGGGACTTCAGGGTGTCTGACACACAAACTGCCACTGGAAAAATGTCGTTCAGCAGTTACCCtg GTTTCCTGGTGTCTCTGGATGATTTCTACCTGCTTGGGAGCGGCCTTCTGATGACTCAGACCTCTATTGGGGTGTTCAATGCCTCCCTGTTCTCCCAGCTAAGCCCTTACAGCCTGCTGGCTTGGCAGAGAGTCCGTTTGTCCAACAGCCTCGCCCACAGCGGACAGGAGTGGGCGCACATCTTCTCCAAATATAACTCAG GTACATATAATAGCCAGTATATGGTAGTTGACCTGCACAGGGTCACTCTGGGTCACAGCATCAGGGATGGAGCTCTAACAGTGGTGGAGCAGATTCCTGGGAAGGTGGTGTACTCGGATCAGACTCAAGCTTTACGCAGAG GGTATTGGCCATCCTACAACATACCATTTCATGTTGAAATCTACAACCTGAGTGGGTATGGTGCGATGTGGAAACGACATGGAGTAGACTTCTCTTACGACCTCTGTCCCAGAGCCAAAATCCTCCGCAGAGACCAGGCCAAGGTGTCTGACCTTAACTCCCTTAAACGCATCATGAGATACAACA ACTACAAGAGAGACCCCTACTCCAAAGGCCATCCATGTAAAACCATCTGTTGCCGTAACGACCTGAGACCGAGGAGAGCACATCCAGGAGGTTGCTATGACACTAAG GTGACGGATTACCAGATGGCTCTCCGGCTGGCCTCGGAGGCAATAAATGGCCCCACCACACAAGGGGGA CTGCATCCATTTTCATGGCAATCTTTCAACTTCACCACTCATCAGGGTCTCCCACACACCTacaatttttcttttgtcaccATGAGGCCCATACTTCACCATCCCTGA
- the cby1 gene encoding protein chibby homolog 1 isoform X2, with protein MPLFGNTFSPKKTPPRKSASLSSLHTLDRSTREIELGLEYGPPVMNIGGQSWKFEDGQWITESGGNASSRELQRLKKRNVQLEEENNLLKLKIEILLDMLTETTVEYHLMEKEVEDIKTQHRRKK; from the exons ATGCCTCTTTTTGGAAACACATTTAGTCCGAAGAAGACTCCTCCTCGCAAATCTGCATCTCTGTCCAGCCTTCATACG TTGGATCGTTCAACAAGAGAAATAGAGCTGGGCCTTGAATATGGACCTCCTGTAATGAACATTGGAGGTCAGAGCTGGAAATTTGAAGATGGGCAGTGGATAACAG AATCTGGTGGGAATGCCTCTAGTAGGGAATTGCAGCgactaaagaaaagaaatgtacagCTGGAAGAGGAAAATAATCTCCTGAAGCTGAAGATTGAAATTCTCTTGGACATG ttgACAGAGACTACTGTAGAGTACCATTTGATGGAGAAAGAAGTGGAAGATATAAAGACTCAACATCGAAGGAAGAAATGA
- the LOC113156463 gene encoding BTB/POZ domain-containing protein KCTD5-like isoform X5 encodes MATTADDQREPTDVAALSSHRGCHHHHHHNSNNNNNNNNNKDGEAGESATSATASEPGGTAAQSIGNGSVINPTGGNNGKWVRLNVGGTVFLTTRQTLLKEQTSFLYRLCQQQDLHSDTDETGAYVIDRDPTYFGPILNYLRHGKLVYNKELAEEGVLEEAEFYNITPLIKLIKERIVERDSKATQQVPPKHVYRVLQCQEEELTQMVSTMSDGWKFEQVSVRSCRKPRTGLLWTMVNIGSSYSYGTEDQAEFLCVVSKELHTPGSGLGTEQSHKTKV; translated from the exons ATGGCAACGACAGCGGACGACCAGCGGGAACCGACGGACGTCGCCGCGCTGTCGTCGCACCGCggctgccaccaccaccaccaccacaacagcaacaacaacaacaacaacaacaacaacaaggacgGCGAGGCGGGAGAGAGCGCGACGTCCGCCACAGCCTCCGAACCAGGAGGGACGGCGGCGCAGAGCATCGGTAACGGCTCGGTCATCAACCCCACAGGGGGCAACAATGGGAAGTGGGTCCGGCTGAACGTTGGCGGCACGGTGTTCCTCACGACGCGGCAGACCCTCCTGAAGGAGCAAACTTCGTTCCTGTACCGGCTGTGCCAGCAGCAGGACCTGCACTCGGACACG GATGAGACCGGAGCTTATGTGATTGACAGAGATCCAACCTACTTCGGCCCCATCCTCAACTACTTGCGGCACGGCAAACTGGTTTACAACAAGGAGCTTGCTGAGGAAG gTGTCTTGGAAGAGGCTGAGTTTTACAATATCACACCACTGATCAAACTGATCAAGGAGAGGATCGTCGAGAGGGACTCCAAAGCCACGCAG CAGGTGCCCCCCAAGCATGTCTACCGAGTGTTGCAGTgccaggaggaggagctgacCCAGATGGTCTCCACAATGTCGGACGGCTGGAAGTTTGAGCAGGTCAGCGTGCGCTCCTGCAGAAAGCCCCGCACCGGACTGCTCTGGACT aTGGTGAACATTGGCTCCTCATACAGCTATGGAACAGAAGACCAGGctgagtttctgtgtgtggtATCTAAAGAGCTGCACACTCCTGGGTCTGGGTTGGGTACAGAGCAGAGCCACAAAACGAAGGTATAA